DNA sequence from the Malus domestica chromosome 11, GDT2T_hap1 genome:
ATATCTGACGATGGTAGTAAAGAGCAAGAAGATGAACCTCTGATTGAGACTGACATTGAAGAACATGATCAAGCTAATGAGAATGGTAAAGATAATGAAATTGTCTTTCCTTTGAATATTGATGATCCAGGGAATTGGGATAAGATTGATCAAAATCCTAGGGACATGTTAGCGGAAAAAAGTCCTAAAAGAGTTGATGATGTTGCATTTCCGAAAGATAATTCAGATAGGCATTTTTCTTCTGTACATTACATTAGAAAATTGCCTAATAGGGAGACGCAAGATAGGAAGTGGCTAGTGTACTCATGTTCTTTGGatgtagtattttatttttgttgcaaGTTATTCAAACAAATTGGAATCAAGATTTACCTAGATAATAAGGATTTTAAAGATTGGAAGAATATTGGCCATAGGCTTACAACTTATGAAACTAGCAAGAAACACATTCACTACATGAGTGAATGGATTGAATTGGAAAAAAAGATTGCAAAAATGTAAAGCAATTGATGAAAGTGTGCAACAACAAATCAGTAAAGAGAAAGAACATTGGAGACAAGTGTTATGGAGGATAATTGCTGTTGTGAAAAGACTTGCAAAAGTTACTTTGCCATTTCGTGGAGACAATGAAATGTTGTATGAAGAGAATAATGGAAATTTTTTAAATGTGATTGAAACGATTGTTGAATTTGATCCTACAATGCAAGAGCACATTCAGCGTATTGATACACATGAGACTCATTACCATTATCTTGGTCACAAGATTCAAAATGAATTGATACAACTGTTGGCAAGTGAGGTCAAAAGTGAAATCATAGCAAGAATCAGAGAAGCAAAGTATTTTTCAATGATAATTGATTGCACCCCTGATGCTAGTCATGAATATCAAATGTTTCTTATAATATGGTGTGTGGATGTTACAAAAACTCCAATAAAGTTTGAAGAATTCTTTTTAGAATTTCTTAATGTACATGACTCAATAGGGCGTGCACTATTTGATGTGCTTTTAGGTGCATTGAACACTCTTAAACTTGATGTGGATGACATAAGGGAACAAGTTTATGACAATGGTTCAAATATGAAAGGCAAAAATAAATTCTACACTCCATGTGGCTGTCATAGCCTTAATCTTGCACTTTGTGATATGGTCAACTATTGTCCTAAAGCTATGTCTTTTTTTGGAGTGATACAACGTATATATACATTGTTCTCATCCTCAACAAAGCGATGGAAATTTTTTACATATCATGTGCAAGGAAGTTACACCCTCAAGCCATTGTCACAAACTCGTTGGGAAAAGTCATATTGAAAGTGTTAAACCCATAAGAGAAAGCGCTCAACAGATAAGTGATGCTTTGATTCACTTAGCAAATACTAGTGAAGATCCTAAGTCAAAGAGTGAAGCCGAATCCTTAGCAATCCATGAGTTGGAGAATTTTGAGTTCTTGTTAGGTATATggttatttggcatgaattgtTGTTTGCTACTAATACTGTTAGCAAAACTCTTCAAAAAGAAGACATGCATATTGATGTTGCTATTGATCAATTGAAAGGGCTTATATCCATTCTTGATCAGTATAGAGAAACTGGATTTGATGAGGCAATGAATGAAGCTAAGAAAATGGCAAGTGAGATGGGGATTGAGCCTGTTTTTCGTGAAAAACATATCATTCAAAGAAAGAAACA
Encoded proteins:
- the LOC139189562 gene encoding uncharacterized protein; the encoded protein is MPLKIQSLSNRLSFLIFSSFSSFCTISTSDRTREFCCSFCSAAAQRRAGLESSPSKRPSKALISGVIKFELVDALIKVVKSLHEDNWIMDALNKNIELIVDCGVVISRNKEKEEALIRSQARSLSKFFKKQDDSSVNEEQGNHDSNGEKDEFTTKTDNEVQDERYEPISDDGSKEQEDEPLIETDIEEHDQANENGKDNEIVFPLNIDDPGNWDKIDQNPRDMLAEKSPKRVDDVAFPKDNSDRHFSSVHYIRKLPNRETQDRKWLVLQKCKAIDESVQQQISKEKEHWRQVLWRIIAVVKRLAKVTLPFRGDNEMLYEENNGNFLNVIETIVEFDPTMQEHIQRIDTHETHYHYLGHKIQNELIQLLASEVKSEIIARIREAKYFSMIIDCTPDASHEYQMFLIIWCVDVTKTPIKFEEFFLEFLNVHDSIGRALFDVLLGALNTLKLDVDDIREQVYDNGSNMKGKNKFYTPCGCHSLNLALCDMVNYCPKAIKTLQKEDMHIDVAIDQLKGLISILDQYRETGFDEAMNEAKKMATFRVDYFIYIIDQARTSLHIRFEQFQKHKETFGLLYNLKKLKDVDNDSLKGFCINLEGFLKHGEHSDIDGKDLFIELRMILRETLPKEINRAMEVLKYIRQMDGRFPNAWVAYRILLTIPVTVASAERSFSKLKLIKSYLRSTMSQERLNGLAILSIEKELAEKLDYK